The Halotia branconii CENA392 region TGGCAAGTGGAATACAAAGCAGTGCTGGCTCCGTTAACTGGAAAATAAGCATCCGTTTTGCATACACTTGGATCAAATGCGACAAATTCAGGCGTGGGTATCGGAGTTGCCTTTACTGGTGTAGGTGTAGGCGATAGTTTCGTCTCCGGTGGAAGTGTGGGTACTGCTTCTGCTATTGTCCCTGGCGGTGGCGCAACTACCACTAATGGCTCATGCTTTGGAACAAAAACAAGCATTCCAATAAAAGAAAGTACAAATACAGACAGATATACCTCAGAGCTTTTGCGTCGAGTGCGATTGTCACCGCGAAGTACCAGTTTTGGATTAATTAGCCCAATCGCAAAAGCAACAAGCGAAGCAAAGTTGACCAGTAAAAGCAAGTTAAACATAGGATGACACTCATGGTTAATGAGCTGTCTTAGCAAATGTTTCGGCCTTTGTGTGTGATTTTTCAACGAGTTTGCGATCGCTTATGTCTAGCTTTCTGCTCTTTGAGTTTTGCCCAAAGAACCTCTTTACCTAGTTTTGGTGGCATCGCTGCAACACGGTCAAAGTGTTCACGATTACGTTCTTCCCAGTACTGCCGAATTTCCTCAGCTTGCTTTAGAACAACTTGATATTCTGCTTCAACTTCAGCACAATTTGCCTCAATGTAGGATAGAGCAGCGTTAATTTGCTCATCTGTAAGATTAAAAAGAGTGCGAATAAATTTTGATGGATACTGGGCTATTACATAATCCATTACATCATAGATGGTAATCCGTGTGCCTGAGATCGTTAATCCGCGCTCTGTACGAATAATAGCTGCTTTTCCATTAAATACTGGAGTCATATCGGCAGCCTCCTAGAATTTGTTTCTTTAGTATCTTACAAAAAGATAAGGTGTGCGATCGCCAGCCACCTAATACTTAAATTGAGTATGCAAAAGTTACTCTTTGTTCACTACTCTATGCCCAATATCTCTTCGGTAATATATCCCATCAAACTGAATAGCTTTGATGCTAGCGTATGCTTGGGCGATCGCTTCTTCAAAGTTTTTGCCGACTCCGGTGACATTTAAGACCCTTCCTCCATCTGTCACTATTTGTTGTTGCTGGTTCAACTTCGTGCCAGCATGAAATACAGTTGCTCCTGCTGCTTCTGCCTCTCTAATACCAGTAATAACTTTACCTTTCTCATAAGCTCCAGGATAACCACCTGAGGCGGCGACGACAGTAGCACATGCCCCTTCTTGCCAAGCAATGGGCGGTAATTCACTTAAACGCTGCTGTACACAAGCTAGCAGCAAATCTTCTAAGGGTGTTGCCAAAAGTGGCAAAATTACTTGGGTTTCGGGATCGCCAAAGCGACAGTTAAATTCTAAAACCTGAAAATCGCCATTAGGTGCAATCATCAACCCAGCATAAAGTACTCCTCGATAGTCAATACCTTTAGATTTTAAAGAGGCGATCGCCTTTTCTAAAACTTCTGTTTGAACGCGTGCCATCAATTCTGGTGTAGCAATGGGCGCTGGGGCATAAGCTCCCATACCACCAGTATTGTCTCCTGTATCACCTTCACCAATTCGTTTATGATCTTGAGCAGGTAACAAAGGTCTAATTGTCAAGCCATCAGTCAGTGCTAACACTGAAACCTCTTGACCAATCAAACATTCTTCGATAACGACAAAATTACCTGCACTACCAAACTGCCCTTGAAAAATGGCATCAATGGCAATCTCGGCTTGTTCTAACGTTGCGGCAACTATTACACCCTTACCAGCTGCCAAACCATCAGCTTTGACAACTATAGGTGTTCCTTGTGATTTAATATAAGATTTTGCTGCTACTGCCTCTGTAAATACCGCAGCTTTAGCTGTAGGGATTCCTGCTGACTGCATAAGAGCTTTTGCCCAAGCCTTACTCGCCTCAATCTGCGCTCCCGCTTTGACAGGCCCAAATACCATTATTCCTTGACTTTGGAGGTAGTCTGTAATTCCCTGTGCTAAAGGCACTTCTGGCCCTATTATCACCAAAGAAATACTATTTTTCAGAGCGTATTCACTGATGCCCTCAAAATTATCTACTGCCAAAGGCAAATTCCGGCAACGTTTCATGCTTGCTGTGCCTCCATTTCCTGGCACACACACAACTTGCTCAATTTGCTTAGATTGCAATAGTTTCCACGCTAGAGCGTGTTCGCGCCCCCCGTTACCTACAACTAAAACTTTCACTGATTTCCTCGTGCGTCCCTTGCCAAACGAGAATACCCTAATGTTACTCGCGGATCAATTCTTCACCAATTCTCATACTTATGCAAGTCTGCTCATTCACACCTTCTACTACGACTTTTCAAGTTTAAAGAACAGTATAGGATTACCATTCACAATTTTTTCTTCTATCTTTTTCATTCCAAGTTTTTCCGCTACTTTCTGGGACTCAAGGTTTGACCGATCACAGCTTGCTACAAGATACTCATAACCAAGTTCATCAAAACAATACTCTAGTATTTTGGTTGCAGCTTCAGTAGCGTAACCTTTTTTCAGCGCTTTAGGTAGCAAGGCATAGATTAACTGGGGTTGTTCTTCATCAAAAAAATACCACAAACCAACAAATCCAATGACTTCACTCTCACTATTTATGTTGATAAACCAAAGACCAAACCTTTCTTCTTCAAAGTAAATTCTGCTCTGTTTGAGCATTTCTTCAACCTGTTGTAAAGAAAATATTTTGTCGTCACATAGATACTTTCTCACATAGGAATCAGTAAGAATCATGTGGAGTGTGCTAAGTTCGCTCTCCAAAATCGGTTTCAAAAGTAATCTGTGTGTTTTAAATATCATATACAAGCTGCACTAGCTATTCAGTAATAAACCTTGGATAATCTCAATAAATTTACGGTAGATTTATAAACTCTCAGAAAAACAATAAAGTATTTCTAATTAGATTTTAAACGCTAGAATAGTTAATTGAAAAACCAAAAACAAGTAATTAAGTTTACTCATTTTAAGTATTAACCTAGTAATACTGAAGTTAAGCAGATATCCATAAAATAAAGGACATGACTAAAATTATCGTTACTGGAGCAGCAGGGTTTATTGGTTCTCAACTTGTCGAAGTGCTGTTGCAACAGGGTGAAGAAGTTATCGGAATTGATGAATTTAACGATTACTACGATCCGAAATTGAAGCGCAAGAATATTGCACACTTACAATCGTTGCCCAACTTTACCTTAGTAGAGGGAGATATTCAGTTTTTAGATTGGCAATCCCTGCTCAAAGATGTTAACGTTATCTACCATCAAGCAGCACAAGCAGGGGTAAGAGCAAGTTGGGGTAAAAGTTTTCGTTATTATACAGAACGTAATATTAGTGCCACACAAGTTTTATTAGAAGCCGCAAAAGATGCTAAACATTTAAAAAGATTAGTATATGCTTCTACGTCTAGTGTATACGGTGATGCTGAAACATTGCCTACCCATGAAGGCATTTACCCTCAACCTGTTTCTCCTTATGGCATTACTAAGCTAGCAACTGAGCGTTTGTGCGGAGTCTATTACAAAAACTTTAGTGTGCCTGTTGTCTCATTGCGTTATTTTACGGTTTATGGCCCAAAACAGCGTCCAGATATGGCATTTCATAAATTTTTCAAGTCTGTTTTACAAAATGAAGCAATTTCCATTTATGGCGATGGACAACAAACAAGAGACTTTACATTTGTCAGTGATGTCATTGCTGCTAATTTAGCCGCTGCTACTGTACCCCAAGCAGTAGGCGAAATCTTTAACATTGGTGGTGGTAGTAGGGTGATTTTATCAGAAGTTTTGGACATGATGGAAAAGATTGTCGGCAAACCTATCAAAAGAAACTACATAGAAAAGGCTATGGGAGACGCACGACACACGGCTGCTGATGTATCCAAAGCGCGAAAAGTTTTAGGATATCAGCCACAGGTTTCTCTACCAGAAGGATTAACTCAGGAATGGCAGTGGATTAAGTCGTTATATTAATTAAAAGTTTGTTTAACTCCGTCATTACGAGCGATAGCCAAGTAATCTACCCTAACGCTGGGATTGCTTCCTTACACTCCGTTCCGGTCGCAATGACAATATCGGCGTTGCGTAAGTCCTATAAAAAATGGAGCAGCTAAAGATAACTTATTTGGAGG contains the following coding sequences:
- a CDS encoding DUF433 domain-containing protein, translated to MTPVFNGKAAIIRTERGLTISGTRITIYDVMDYVIAQYPSKFIRTLFNLTDEQINAALSYIEANCAEVEAEYQVVLKQAEEIRQYWEERNREHFDRVAAMPPKLGKEVLWAKLKEQKARHKRSQTR
- a CDS encoding NAD-dependent epimerase/dehydratase family protein, yielding MTKIIVTGAAGFIGSQLVEVLLQQGEEVIGIDEFNDYYDPKLKRKNIAHLQSLPNFTLVEGDIQFLDWQSLLKDVNVIYHQAAQAGVRASWGKSFRYYTERNISATQVLLEAAKDAKHLKRLVYASTSSVYGDAETLPTHEGIYPQPVSPYGITKLATERLCGVYYKNFSVPVVSLRYFTVYGPKQRPDMAFHKFFKSVLQNEAISIYGDGQQTRDFTFVSDVIAANLAAATVPQAVGEIFNIGGGSRVILSEVLDMMEKIVGKPIKRNYIEKAMGDARHTAADVSKARKVLGYQPQVSLPEGLTQEWQWIKSLY
- the purD gene encoding phosphoribosylamine--glycine ligase — its product is MKVLVVGNGGREHALAWKLLQSKQIEQVVCVPGNGGTASMKRCRNLPLAVDNFEGISEYALKNSISLVIIGPEVPLAQGITDYLQSQGIMVFGPVKAGAQIEASKAWAKALMQSAGIPTAKAAVFTEAVAAKSYIKSQGTPIVVKADGLAAGKGVIVAATLEQAEIAIDAIFQGQFGSAGNFVVIEECLIGQEVSVLALTDGLTIRPLLPAQDHKRIGEGDTGDNTGGMGAYAPAPIATPELMARVQTEVLEKAIASLKSKGIDYRGVLYAGLMIAPNGDFQVLEFNCRFGDPETQVILPLLATPLEDLLLACVQQRLSELPPIAWQEGACATVVAASGGYPGAYEKGKVITGIREAEAAGATVFHAGTKLNQQQQIVTDGGRVLNVTGVGKNFEEAIAQAYASIKAIQFDGIYYRRDIGHRVVNKE
- a CDS encoding GNAT family N-acetyltransferase, which translates into the protein MKPILESELSTLHMILTDSYVRKYLCDDKIFSLQQVEEMLKQSRIYFEEERFGLWFININSESEVIGFVGLWYFFDEEQPQLIYALLPKALKKGYATEAATKILEYCFDELGYEYLVASCDRSNLESQKVAEKLGMKKIEEKIVNGNPILFFKLEKS